The Nostoc cf. commune SO-36 genomic sequence GGGTGGGAGAGTTACCACAAGAGGTTCGGGGGCGCATTCAAAACTCTTTCTTTAGAGCAATTAGATAGCACTTAGCGAGGCTTTATTGGGTTTTACAGCCATTGAGGATTTACTTAATTGGTTGGAAGCAAATTAAACAGTTTAATTTTTAAAATCCAGTATGGTGCGTTAGCCAAATGGCTAATGCACCCTATCATTTAGATATTGATTACTATTTAACTTTTAACCAACTAAATATATCTGCTGGCGTAATTTGCCAATCTGTTAATACATCAAGAACAGTCAATTTATCATTATTATATTTTTACTTCTGGCAATTTATTAGGTTGAAATACCATTACCGATTTATCATTAGAGTCAATAAACCAACCTAATTTGTCCCATGATTAATACAGAAAATAATTTATCAATTACACGGTTAGGAAATTGGTCAGGTGAGAGAATTTTCAATTATCCAATCTGGATAAGTTTCAAATTTATTGGCAATTTCCCTATCTTCATCAACAATAAGCCGTGACCACTCAAATACAGCAATATCTGGAACTAAAGAACGTCCTCCAAATGTGCAGCGTAATTCAGTTAATGCTAAAGCCTTTTGCTCAGGTTCGCTTACCTGATTAATCTCGGTTGATAAACGAGTTTGGATTCTGCTATGTTTTCCCTGCGGCATTGGTTTTTGGTAGATTTTTGCATCAATATATTCACTAGCTGGTTTAGTTTCTGGTAATTGCAGAAACTCTGTTAAAGAAAGATTAGATGATAGTATAACCATAAAAATTACTCCTAAAATAATTTAATTATATCTTTAAAGCTTTGTAGGGTGTGTTGCGGATAATAAAAACGCGATAAATAAGACGCAATAAATCGCCGTCTCTACAAAGGACTGATTATTGTAGAGACGGCGATTCATCGCGTCTTCTGCCTTAATTACGAATTACGAATTACGAATTAGAAAATAATCCCAAAGAACAAATAATCTGAGGTTCTCGCTTCTCCAGTTCTTCTGTCACAATGCACAAACGGTCATCCATGCGTAACGCCACAACTAACTCAGCCAACTGCTGATTATTAATACCACTTCTCAATTGACGGTTGAGAGTATCAATGGCTGACTGTCGCAAAGGATAACGGTAAATCTCATCAATTGCTTTTAAAAGTTCTTCGCTAACAAATAATGTTCCCTTCATTTCGTGAACATAGCTTTTCAGGCGTTCATAACTGCGAAATCTTGCACCAGATGGCCGCCCTAATTGACCACCTGCATTTTTCTCTTCTTCAGCAATTAATTCAGCACCTTTGTTTACTAACTCGTGATGCTGTTTATCTCTCGGTATCGCTGGAGTAGATTCTTCACACGCCGCTACTCGCAGAACTGCTAATTGTGATTGAGTAACGCTATTTCCATCGCGGTCAACATAAATTAAAGAATCATTTCCCTCGGTGGTTTTCATATAAAGCAATACTCCCTCTGGTTGTACAGGTTGCGGAGTATGGGCGCGGGTAGAATAAACCACATTTTGCATTTCTTCAATGGTTTTTTTCAAACCCGGATTACCATCGGTGGCTTTTTTCCAAATTTGAAATGCTTCTGATGTCAAATCAACTTCTGTATCTTCTTCACCATCTAAAACTCCAGATTTCTCGTTGTAGAGGTCGAGAATTACTCGTGCATCATCATCTTCAAAAAAAGCTTCATCAGTTCCCACCACTTCAGCATTTTCTTGCAGTCGTTTGCGGAGTCGTCCCCGCAAATTAATAATCCGTTCTACTCCCTCGGCTGGTAAAAAAGAATAACAAAGAATTTTATCAGCATTTTGGCCAATGCGGTCTACTCTTCCCGCGCGTTGAATTAAACGAATAATTGCCCAAGGTAAATCCCAATTGACGATAATTGCACAGTCCTGCAAATTATGACCTTCACTTAAAACATCGGTGGCTATTAAAACCCGCAACTCATCTGATGATGAAATTTGCTCACGTTTTCCATTACTCACAGGGCTAAATCTTCCTGTCATTATTGTCGGGTCTTTAGATTGTCCCGTTACCCCTGCGACATTAGTTATAAGACTAGACTGCAAATTATCTTCAAGGTAGCGGACTGTATCGGCAAATTGTGTGAAAATGAGTACTTTATCTTGAGGGTGAGTTTTTGTTAGCAATTTGATTAAAGCAGCTAGTTTTTCATCTTTTTGAGGATTCCATCCGCCACACTGTTGCAGTATATTAATCAGTGCTTTAGCATCTTCTAGCAAATCACGTTTCAGTTTTTTAATATCAAAAAGTGTAGAACGCAACCACTTAAATCTTCGTTGATATCGAGTTCTATATTCTTGGTAAATTGATTCTGCTCTTTGACGAAAAACTTTTTCTGTTTTCGATGCCTTCTCATCTTCATTTGGAAAATCTCTCTCCTGCAAGAAGAGAGGCTTTGAATTCTCCCCATTCTCTAGTGTTAGGTCAGAATCATCATCTTCGGTTTCTGTATCAAACAAAGCTGCTGCTACAGAATCAGCATCTTCATCATTATTACTTGTATCTAATAACTCAGCTTCCTGAGTTCCAATGGGAATATCAAACCCCTGCTCTAAGGCATATAAATAAATAAAGTTTCGTAAAATGTGACGTTCAATTGATTGAATAAAAGCAACACCGCTACTTTCTAAACGTTTAAACAAATTAGTGCGAGAAAAACCCATTAACCTCCTACCGCCACGAAATAAGCTATTAATAAAGCGTTGCTCGGTGTCTGTAGGTGGCTCTTTGTGTTTAGCAATAACGTAATTTCCTAGCCCATAACGAGGTAAATTCAGTTGATTAATTACTTCTACAACTAATTCAGAGTAAAGACGCGCATAAAAGTCACTGCTAGAACTTTCTAGAGGAAACTTGAGACTACAAGGTAGACGCTGGGGGAAATAAGAACGTCTCCCATCAGAAAATTCTAAATATTTTCGCCCTGTTTCATCTGTGTGGGCATAATTATCTTTAATAAAAGAGCGAGTGCGTCGCACCATGTAACGCTTCATCAATTCTCGCCAGTCGTCAGGGTGTTCGCTTTTCTCAAAAGCAGCCAAAGAACGGACTGAACATTGATGCTTTCTAATAAACTCTAATTCTCCTATTGAACTGCCACCAAGTTCATTAATTAAAGCTTCTGGTCTTAATCCTAAATCTTGGTCTTCTGGCACAAATAGCCGCAGTTGGGCGGAAAGGTCAAGATAACTTTATTGTAAGAGTAGCTGATAATAAAATACATTTACTTTCGTTAGTTGCAATATATTCTGTAATTGCTCGATAACGTTTTACCTTCGCGGTTCCGTAAATTGTGACTTTCATCAATTAACACAACTCGGTAGCGCCGCAGTTTTGGTAACTTATTTTGTACTTGGCTAATTGGCATAACTTCGGCGAGTAACCGATAGTTATTTGCATATTCTTGCCACATTGACACTAAGTTTTTTGGGCAAATAATTAGTGTTTCTAAATAACAATCTTCTTGTAAAATCTTGGCAAGGGCAGTTCCAACTAAAGTTTTGCCCAAACCGACCACATCACCCACTAATACGCCACCACGCCTAGTTACATGACGGGCTGCTAGCTGTACGGCGGCTTTTTGGAAATCGAATAAGTTGTTAAATTCGTGGGGGATACGGAATTCTGAAAGTCCTGCGATCGCTTCATGGGATAAGTGGTAAGCTATCTTCAGGTAGATGTAGTAGGGTGAAACTAGCTCTTGCCTAGCCCAACTCTGGTCAATAATTTCTGCTAATTCTTGGGAAATATCTACACAACCGTAATCTTGCCAGCGATCGCTAAACCACTTTTGCAGTTTATTGCAAGCATCGTGGTCTAAAATATCAACATTCAACTCCCCTTGTTTCGCCAGTCCGGGAAGGGTTAAATTACTACTACCCAAGAATCCTACTGTGGGAGTGTTCGGGTCATGACGATGTACAAGATATAACTTGGCGTGGAGAGAATGGCGCAAAAACAGTTTAATAATTACCTTCTGAGTTTTTAGCTGATGACTTAACCGCCGTAACCCTGCTTCATCCTGATTAGTCGGCGCACCGATAGTCAACTGCTGGCGAAATTCCGCCGCCATGCGTTTTTTAAACCGCACAATGCTACTGTTATCAATTCGTCCATCACCACTAACAAGGCTAAATGCCGCATGAACTTCATCACTGGGTAAGCTTTGCATCCCAATTAGCAAACGACAACAAGCATTTTCACTACCAACATACTGTTCGACTAAATCATCAATTCTTCGCCAACCTCTGAGGTTGAAATAGCCAACACAAAAATCTGCCCGATAAGAAATTTTGAGGGTTTCTCGTAAAATCGGTAGCAGTTGCAATCTATGTTGTCAAAAATACGGGGCATTATTTAAAACTCGATAAATATTTCGTACATCTGTTATATAAGTAAAAAATTTTTATAGCTATTCATTAGCTTCAATTAAGGCTAATTCTGAATTTAAGGGTAAAATTACTGTAAATGTAGTGCCGACTCCAACTTCACTTGTGACACTTATTTTACCTCTATGAGCATCAACGCACTTTTTAACTATTACTAACCCCAATCCAGTACCCTGGATTGATTGGGCATTTGAGGCTCTGTAGAATGATTCAAAAAGTCTAGCTTGATCTGCTTCGGGAATACCAATACCTTGATCTTGAATATTAAAAATTGCTACTTTCTCAATTTGGTCGCATATTAAATTAAACTGAATATTACCACCTCGTGGAGAATATTTAACAGCGTTTGAGAGTAAATTTCCAAGCATATAACGTAAGAGTTCTTCATCCATCACAGCGAATGTATTCTCGTTATGACAGGCAAAAATAATCTCACACAAACTACTTTCAGGAATCGAAAAATCTTCGATTAACTCTAGACAGAATTGCTTTAAGTTAAGGTGAGCAGGGTTGTATATAAGCTTTTCCGCCTCTGCTCGTCCCATAAACAGCACTTCTTCCATGAGTTTTTCCATAGATTGTACAGCACCTTGAATTCGCTTCAAATAGATAGCTCTTTTTGCATCTGTTAAATTTGCTCCTTGCATTTCTATGAGTTCTACTGCTGTTTGAACAACAGTCAGAGGATTACGGAACTCATGAGATACGGTAGAGATAAATAGGGACTTGAGACGATTAACTTCTTGCTCCTTCTCCAATGCTTGCTCTAGCAATTTTGTTTGCTGTCGTTCGCTAAGATCCCAGAAAACAATTACTACACCATTTATTTGGTCAGGTCTTCGCTTCAATGGTGAAGCACTATCGCCAATTGGAATTCTTTTGCCGTTTTTTGTAATTAAAGATGTGAATTCTGCTAAATAAACAACCTGTTGCTCTCGCAGCACTTTTGTCACAGGATTTTCTAATGTAGCCTCTGTAACTTCATTGACAATATGAAAAATCTTCGTCGCTTCATGTCCTAAAGCATCTTTTTGTTGCCAGCCAGTCAGTGCCTCAGCAGCAGGATTCATGAATGTCACTGTTCCCTGCTCATTAGTAGCAATTACAGCATCACTCATTGAGTTTAAAAGGGTTGCTAACTGATCTCGGTTTTCCCGTAGTTCACTTTCTAGCTGGTGTTTTAAAATCGCAATTTCGATCGCTATTTTTAAATCTTTTGTAGTAAATGGTTTAACAACATATCCGAAAGGTTGGGTAATTTTTGCTCTTTCTAAAGTATGCTCATCACCATAAGCGGTTAAATAAATTACAGGTACATCTAACTGCTCACGAATCTTACTGGCAGTAGTAATACCATCCATTTCACCTTTAAGAATAATATCCATTAATATTAATTCTGGTTGAGTTTCCAATGCCTTAGCAATGGCAGCTTTTCCAGATGAAGCTGTACCCGTAACAATATATCCTAGTTGACTTAGTTGGCTAGCAATAGTTCTAGCCACAATCACTTCATCTTCAACGACTAAAATTCTAACTTGACCCATTTGATATTTACTAATGCAAAGTTAACTGTGTGAATTCGATTTTAAATATTGTTCCATGATTGCGTTCTAGAATAATATTGCCTTCTAGTTGTTCTGTAACCAAGTCATGTACTAAGGACAGACCCAAAGATTCGGTGTTTCTCCAATCCAAATTATCTGGTAAACCAATCCCATTGTCTTGGATAATCAGTTCGATCTTATTACCAATATTATGTAAAATAATAGTGATTGTACCTTCTTGTTGGTTGGGGAAAGCGTGTTTGAGAGCATTAGAGATTAATTCGTTAATAACTAATCCACACGCAATAGCTTGGTCAACATTCAAACTTAATGGACTTATATCAGTTTCTAAACTGATTTTTTCTGGCCATAGTTGATAAGAAATTAGCAAGCTTGCAGCCAGATTTTGAATATATTCGGCAACATTGATTTGTCCAATATCGGCGGAAGTATACAAATTTTTATGAATTAGAGATATTGACTCAATTCGGTTTTGGCTTTCTCGAAGGACTTTGATTGCTTCTGGATCTTTGAGTGTTTGAGACTGAAGTTGCAATAAACTGGAGACAATTTGTAAATTATTTTTGACTCGATGATGAACTTCTTTTAAGAGAACTTCTTTTTCAGCTAAGGCAGCTTTTAGTTTTACTTGAGCTTTTTGTCTTTGAACAAGTTCAGCTTGAGCTTGCTCTAAGATACTAGATTGTTGAATTGCGATCGCTAATTGGACTGTCAGATGATCGAGCAAATCTAACTGATTTTCTTCCCACTCACGAAAATCAGAGCATTGGTGAGCAATCAGTAAACCCCAAAGGTGAGAACCAGGGTTTTGAGAGTTTACTTCTAGTAAAATGGGCACTACTAAATTTGCTTTAACCTCAAACTGTTCTAACAAGCGAATATGACAATCAGTTAGCCCGGCTTCATAAATATTAGCGATCGCTCGTTTGCGTCCTTGATAATATTCCACTCCTGCGCCTGCTTGAAAATATGTATGATGAATCTGGACGTTCAAAGAAACTGTCCATCCACGTTCTACCGATTCAGCCACAATTGTGCCGCTCATCTCTGAGTCCAACTGATAAACTACTACTCGATTAACTCCAAGTAAATCTCGCACTTCTTCAACTGTTGCATTCAGAATTTCGTGGAGATTCAAAGATTGACGAATCCGTTGAGCAACGGTTCGCATCAATTGCTCTCGCTCGGCTTGAGCTTTTAGAGCTTGTTCACTTCGCTTACGTTCTGTGATATCTTGTCCAATACCGATAATTTGACTATTTGAAAGGTAAACATTAGTCCAAGA encodes the following:
- a CDS encoding hybrid sensor histidine kinase/response regulator; the protein is MGQVRILVVEDEVIVARTIASQLSQLGYIVTGTASSGKAAIAKALETQPELILMDIILKGEMDGITTASKIREQLDVPVIYLTAYGDEHTLERAKITQPFGYVVKPFTTKDLKIAIEIAILKHQLESELRENRDQLATLLNSMSDAVIATNEQGTVTFMNPAAEALTGWQQKDALGHEATKIFHIVNEVTEATLENPVTKVLREQQVVYLAEFTSLITKNGKRIPIGDSASPLKRRPDQINGVVIVFWDLSERQQTKLLEQALEKEQEVNRLKSLFISTVSHEFRNPLTVVQTAVELIEMQGANLTDAKRAIYLKRIQGAVQSMEKLMEEVLFMGRAEAEKLIYNPAHLNLKQFCLELIEDFSIPESSLCEIIFACHNENTFAVMDEELLRYMLGNLLSNAVKYSPRGGNIQFNLICDQIEKVAIFNIQDQGIGIPEADQARLFESFYRASNAQSIQGTGLGLVIVKKCVDAHRGKISVTSEVGVGTTFTVILPLNSELALIEANE